A region from the Dinoroseobacter shibae DFL 12 = DSM 16493 genome encodes:
- a CDS encoding amidase, whose product MDKSWLTASAAAQGRAIAEGTLDPVALTEAYLDKIASRAESPRIYARTTPDRALSEAMAAHDRARSQTRHGPLDGVPISWKDLFDTAGVATESGTALLKGRTPDRDAEVLANATAAGLVCLGKTHLSELAFSGLGLNPITATPPNINDPGAVPGGSSSGAAASVAFGLAAAGIGSDTGGSVRIPSAWNDLVGLKTTSGLLSLEGAVPLASAFDTVGPLTRTVEDAALLLGALGGTKAPDLRGATLTGTHLAVLRTGAFEDIRPEPEQAFAAAVARLAEAGAQITELHAPEVDEALALSGVLFATEAYGIWKDVIEAAPEKMFPPILDRFRGGRDYDAPAYVAGWRKLVELRAVWADRTRAFDGVLLPTAPTLPPNVDRLLSEKAYFVEENLLALRNTRIGNLMGVCALNLPTGTPSCGLSIMGQPFGEAALLRLGAAAEAALT is encoded by the coding sequence ATGGACAAAAGCTGGCTGACGGCAAGCGCGGCGGCGCAGGGGCGCGCGATCGCGGAGGGCACCCTCGACCCCGTGGCCCTGACCGAGGCCTATCTTGACAAGATCGCCTCGCGCGCCGAAAGCCCGCGCATCTATGCCCGCACCACGCCCGACCGTGCCCTGTCCGAGGCGATGGCCGCCCATGATCGCGCCAGGTCGCAGACCCGGCACGGGCCGCTGGACGGGGTGCCGATCTCGTGGAAGGACCTGTTCGACACCGCTGGCGTGGCCACGGAGTCCGGCACGGCGCTCCTGAAGGGCCGCACCCCCGACCGCGACGCGGAGGTGCTGGCCAACGCCACCGCGGCGGGGCTCGTCTGCCTCGGCAAGACGCATCTGTCGGAGCTGGCCTTCTCGGGGCTTGGCCTCAACCCGATCACCGCCACCCCGCCCAACATCAACGACCCCGGTGCGGTGCCCGGCGGTTCGTCCTCGGGCGCCGCGGCGTCGGTGGCCTTCGGGCTGGCCGCCGCCGGGATCGGCTCGGACACTGGCGGGTCCGTGCGCATCCCCTCGGCCTGGAACGATCTCGTGGGGCTGAAGACAACCTCCGGCCTGTTGTCGCTCGAAGGCGCCGTGCCGCTCGCCAGCGCCTTCGACACGGTCGGCCCCCTCACCCGCACGGTGGAGGACGCGGCGCTCCTGCTCGGCGCCCTCGGGGGCACGAAAGCCCCCGACCTGCGCGGCGCAACCCTCACAGGCACCCACCTCGCCGTCCTGCGCACCGGAGCGTTCGAAGACATCCGGCCCGAGCCCGAGCAGGCCTTCGCGGCCGCCGTGGCGCGTCTGGCCGAGGCGGGCGCGCAGATCACCGAGTTGCACGCCCCCGAAGTGGACGAGGCGCTTGCACTCTCCGGCGTGCTCTTTGCCACCGAAGCCTACGGCATCTGGAAGGACGTGATCGAGGCCGCCCCGGAAAAGATGTTCCCCCCCATCCTCGACCGCTTCCGCGGCGGGCGGGACTACGATGCCCCGGCCTATGTGGCGGGCTGGCGCAAGCTGGTCGAATTGCGCGCGGTCTGGGCGGACCGCACCCGGGCCTTCGACGGCGTGCTGCTGCCCACCGCCCCGACCCTGCCGCCCAATGTGGACCGGCTCCTGTCGGAAAAGGCCTATTTTGTCGAGGAAAACCTGCTCGCCCTGCGCAACACGCGCATCGGCAACCTGATGGGGGTCTGCGCGCTGAACCTGCCCACGGGCACCCCCTCCTGCGGGCTGTCGATCATGGGCCAACCCTTCGGCGAGGCCGCCCTCCTGCGGCTCGGGGCGGCGGCGGAGGCCGCGCTGACCTGA
- a CDS encoding glutathione S-transferase family protein — translation MPDYTLYGTPRSRAFRVLWMLHELELPFNHHPEPPQSAAVRAVHPGGKIPVLVADGTPISDSSAILTYLVDRHGGLTHPAGTLDRARQDALHFRILDEIDALLWTAARHSFVLPEAERVPAIKDSLKTEFTRNAARLADDLGAAPFLMGDTLSLPDIVLGHCLGWAKLAKFPALPDPLDAYLARMRARPAYARAAA, via the coding sequence ATGCCCGACTACACCCTCTACGGCACCCCGCGCAGCCGCGCCTTCCGCGTGTTGTGGATGCTGCACGAGTTGGAGCTGCCCTTCAACCACCACCCCGAGCCGCCCCAATCGGCAGCGGTCCGCGCCGTCCATCCCGGCGGCAAGATCCCCGTGCTGGTGGCCGACGGGACCCCGATCTCCGACAGCAGCGCGATCCTCACCTATCTCGTCGACCGCCATGGCGGGCTCACGCACCCCGCGGGCACCCTCGACCGCGCCCGGCAGGACGCCCTGCATTTCCGCATTCTCGACGAGATCGACGCCCTGCTATGGACCGCCGCGCGCCACTCCTTCGTGCTGCCGGAGGCGGAGCGTGTCCCCGCCATCAAGGACAGCCTGAAGACCGAGTTCACCCGCAACGCCGCCCGGCTTGCCGATGACCTCGGCGCGGCTCCGTTCCTGATGGGCGACACGCTCAGCCTGCCCGACATCGTGCTGGGTCACTGCCTCGGCTGGGCGAAACTGGCGAAATTCCCCGCCCTGCCCGACCCGCTCGACGCCTATCTCGCCCGGATGCGCGCCCGCCCCGCCTACGCCCGCGCCGCCGCCTGA
- a CDS encoding aminotransferase class I/II-fold pyridoxal phosphate-dependent enzyme, translated as MDFPERFSALPEYAFPRLRALLDGHPPGGSTLAMSIGEPQHPFPQIATDALAEALPLFNKYPPNDGAPELCAAIADWVQGRYGVKLDPARQVLALNGTREGLFAACLALCPDTKAGGQPLVAMPNPFYQVYAVGAQAAGARPLFVNATAETGFLPNLTTLPPETLDRIAIAYVCSPSNPQGAVADAGYWRALIGLAEKHDFYVFADECYAEIYRETPPCGALEIATAMGADPERVVIFHSLSKRSNLPGLRSGFAAGGPRAMAEMKKLRAYAGAPLPGPLHPVATAVWRDEAHVVENRALYAAKFDTADTILGAVPGYTSPAAGFFLWLPVEDGEAAALKLWTETGVRVLPGAYLSRDTETGNPGAGFIRVALVADAPDVARGLTLIRDSLYS; from the coding sequence ATGGATTTTCCCGAGCGGTTTTCTGCGCTTCCGGAATATGCGTTCCCGCGTCTGCGGGCCCTTTTGGACGGCCACCCGCCCGGTGGCTCGACCCTTGCCATGTCCATTGGCGAGCCGCAGCACCCGTTCCCGCAGATCGCTACCGACGCGCTGGCCGAGGCCCTGCCGCTCTTCAACAAATACCCGCCCAATGATGGCGCGCCCGAACTCTGCGCCGCCATCGCCGACTGGGTGCAGGGACGCTACGGCGTCAAGCTCGACCCCGCGCGGCAGGTGCTGGCGCTCAACGGCACCCGCGAGGGGCTGTTCGCGGCCTGCCTCGCACTCTGCCCCGACACCAAGGCGGGCGGGCAGCCCCTGGTGGCGATGCCCAACCCGTTCTACCAGGTCTATGCCGTGGGCGCGCAGGCCGCCGGGGCCCGGCCGCTCTTCGTCAATGCCACCGCCGAGACTGGGTTTCTGCCCAATCTCACCACCCTGCCGCCCGAGACGCTGGACCGGATCGCCATCGCCTATGTCTGCTCGCCTTCGAACCCGCAAGGCGCCGTGGCGGATGCGGGCTACTGGCGCGCCCTGATCGGGCTTGCGGAAAAGCACGATTTCTACGTCTTCGCGGACGAATGCTATGCCGAGATCTACCGCGAAACGCCGCCCTGCGGCGCGCTCGAAATCGCAACCGCCATGGGCGCCGACCCCGAGCGCGTGGTGATCTTCCATTCCCTGTCCAAACGCTCCAACCTGCCGGGGCTGCGCTCCGGTTTCGCCGCGGGCGGGCCGCGCGCCATGGCCGAGATGAAGAAGCTGCGCGCCTATGCCGGCGCCCCCCTGCCCGGCCCCTTGCACCCCGTGGCCACCGCCGTCTGGCGCGACGAGGCCCATGTGGTCGAGAACCGCGCCCTTTACGCGGCCAAGTTCGACACAGCCGACACCATTCTGGGCGCCGTGCCCGGCTATACCAGCCCGGCGGCCGGCTTCTTCCTGTGGCTGCCGGTTGAAGACGGCGAGGCCGCGGCGCTGAAGCTCTGGACCGAGACCGGCGTGCGGGTCCTGCCCGGCGCCTATCTCAGCCGTGACACCGAGACCGGCAACCCCGGCGCAGGCTTCATTCGGGTGGCCCTCGTGGCCGACGCCCCGGATGTGGCCCGCGGTCTGACCCTTATTCGCGACAGTTTGTATTCCTGA
- the leuS gene encoding leucine--tRNA ligase has translation MPADTPAGSAPARFDPAQIEPKWRAAWDLAGTFTATPDPAKQKYYVLEMFPYPSGRIHMGHVRNYTMGDVIARYKASCGFSVLHPMGWDAFGMPAENAAMATGGHPKDWTYANIAEMRAQMKPLGLSIDWSREFATCDEAYYGQQQSMFLDFLEKGLVYRKNAVVNWDPVDMTVLANEQVIDGKGWRSGAEVERRELTQWFFKISDFADDLLSALDGLENWPEKVRLMQANWIGKSRGLEFAFARTDGGDPIPVYTTRPDTLMGASFVGISPGHPIAKALAAQRPEVADFLAEVARGGTTEAALETAPKLGFDTGITVRHPLDPNWELPVWIANFILMDYGTGAIFACPAHDQRDLDFCRKYDLPVIDTFFALDDPTPVGDTAFVPPKTEPVRWVEHFAGLDIATGQEAIEATIDFAEAAGWGRGVEQFRLRDWGLSRQRYWGCPIPVVHCDKCGVVPERKENLPIALPYDEDGRPIDFSIPGNPLDRHPSWRDCACPACGAPARRETDTMDTFVDSSWYFARFTAPRAETPTDPAEVGYWMNVDQYIGGVEHAILHLLYSRFFARAMHLCGHLPESAREPFDALFTQGMVTHAIYKTTGTDGRPVYHYPEEVETTEEGAVLKKTGAPVDIVPSAKMSKSKNNVVDPLAIIDAYGADTARWFVMSDSPPERDVEWTASGAEAAFKHLGRVWRLAEDLRRNAEEAATAGSAEEARALARASARAIAEVTAGIEGFAFNKSVAKLYEFTNTIQKSKAPRAEKRAALKTMAQLMSPMTPHLAEEVWSMLGGIGLVAEAPWPEADPALLVEDTVTLPIQINGKRRSELAVPKDMPREEVEKLALADAAVLKALAGGAPRKLIVVPGRIVNVVI, from the coding sequence ATGCCCGCCGACACGCCCGCCGGTTCCGCCCCCGCCCGCTTCGACCCCGCCCAGATCGAGCCGAAATGGCGCGCCGCCTGGGATCTGGCCGGCACCTTCACCGCGACCCCGGACCCAGCGAAGCAGAAATACTACGTGCTCGAGATGTTCCCGTATCCCTCGGGCCGCATCCACATGGGCCATGTGCGCAACTACACGATGGGCGACGTGATCGCGCGCTACAAGGCCTCCTGCGGCTTCTCGGTCCTGCATCCCATGGGCTGGGACGCCTTCGGCATGCCCGCCGAAAACGCCGCCATGGCCACGGGCGGCCACCCCAAGGACTGGACCTACGCCAACATCGCCGAGATGCGGGCGCAGATGAAACCGCTGGGCCTCAGCATCGACTGGTCGCGCGAATTCGCCACCTGCGACGAGGCCTATTACGGCCAGCAACAATCCATGTTTCTCGACTTCCTGGAAAAGGGCCTGGTCTATCGCAAGAACGCCGTGGTCAACTGGGATCCCGTGGACATGACCGTGCTCGCCAACGAGCAGGTGATCGACGGCAAGGGCTGGCGCTCCGGCGCCGAGGTCGAGCGTCGCGAGCTGACCCAATGGTTCTTCAAGATCTCCGACTTCGCCGACGACCTGCTGAGCGCGCTGGACGGGCTGGAGAACTGGCCCGAAAAGGTCCGCCTGATGCAGGCCAACTGGATCGGTAAGAGCCGCGGGCTGGAGTTTGCCTTCGCGCGCACCGATGGCGGCGACCCGATCCCGGTCTACACCACCCGGCCCGACACCCTGATGGGCGCCAGCTTCGTGGGCATCTCGCCGGGCCATCCCATCGCCAAGGCGCTCGCAGCCCAGCGCCCCGAGGTCGCCGATTTCCTGGCCGAGGTCGCGCGCGGCGGCACCACCGAGGCAGCACTTGAGACCGCGCCGAAACTCGGCTTCGACACCGGGATCACGGTGCGCCATCCGCTGGACCCGAACTGGGAGCTCCCAGTCTGGATCGCCAATTTCATCCTGATGGATTACGGCACCGGCGCGATCTTCGCTTGCCCGGCCCATGACCAGCGCGACCTGGATTTCTGCCGCAAATACGACCTGCCGGTGATCGACACCTTCTTCGCTCTCGACGACCCGACGCCCGTGGGCGACACCGCCTTCGTGCCGCCGAAAACCGAACCCGTCCGCTGGGTCGAGCATTTCGCCGGGCTAGACATCGCCACCGGGCAGGAGGCGATCGAGGCCACCATCGACTTCGCCGAGGCCGCGGGCTGGGGTCGGGGTGTCGAGCAGTTCCGCCTGCGCGACTGGGGCCTGAGCCGTCAGCGCTACTGGGGCTGCCCGATCCCGGTCGTCCATTGCGACAAATGCGGCGTGGTGCCCGAGCGCAAGGAAAACTTGCCCATCGCCCTGCCCTATGACGAAGACGGGCGGCCCATCGACTTCTCGATCCCCGGCAACCCGCTGGACCGGCACCCGTCCTGGCGCGACTGCGCCTGCCCGGCCTGCGGCGCCCCCGCCCGGCGCGAAACCGACACCATGGACACCTTCGTCGACAGCTCCTGGTACTTCGCCCGCTTCACCGCCCCCCGGGCCGAGACCCCCACCGACCCGGCCGAGGTCGGCTATTGGATGAACGTGGACCAGTATATCGGCGGGGTCGAACACGCGATCCTGCACCTGCTCTATTCACGCTTCTTCGCCCGGGCGATGCATCTCTGCGGCCACCTGCCCGAAAGCGCGCGCGAACCCTTCGACGCGCTCTTCACGCAAGGCATGGTGACCCACGCGATCTACAAGACCACCGGCACCGATGGCCGCCCGGTCTATCACTACCCCGAGGAGGTCGAAACGACCGAGGAGGGCGCCGTCCTGAAAAAGACCGGTGCGCCGGTGGATATCGTGCCGTCGGCCAAGATGTCGAAATCCAAGAACAACGTGGTCGACCCGCTCGCGATCATCGACGCCTACGGGGCCGATACCGCGCGCTGGTTCGTGATGTCCGACAGCCCGCCGGAGCGTGACGTGGAATGGACCGCCTCGGGCGCCGAGGCCGCCTTCAAGCACCTCGGAAGGGTCTGGCGTCTGGCTGAGGATCTGCGCCGGAACGCCGAGGAGGCCGCGACCGCAGGAAGCGCCGAGGAGGCGCGCGCCCTGGCGCGCGCCTCCGCCCGCGCCATCGCCGAGGTCACCGCCGGGATCGAAGGCTTCGCCTTCAACAAATCCGTGGCCAAGCTCTACGAATTCACCAACACGATCCAGAAATCCAAGGCCCCCCGCGCCGAAAAGCGCGCTGCCCTGAAAACCATGGCGCAGCTGATGTCGCCCATGACGCCCCACCTCGCCGAAGAGGTCTGGTCGATGCTCGGCGGCATCGGCCTGGTGGCCGAGGCGCCCTGGCCCGAAGCCGACCCGGCGCTGCTCGTCGAAGACACCGTCACCCTGCCGATCCAGATCAACGGCAAGCGCCGCTCCGAGCTGGCCGTGCCCAAGGACATGCCCCGGGAAGAGGTCGAGAAACTGGCGCTGGCGGACGCGGCCGTGCTCAAGGCGCTCGCCGGGGGCGCGCCCCGGAAACTCATCGTCGTGCCGGGCCGGATCGTGAATGTCGTCATTTGA
- the lptE gene encoding LPS assembly lipoprotein LptE — protein sequence MSSFDRRTLLILLAAAPLAACGFTPVYAPGAEATRLRGAVRMPDPETPDEFDIVREIEARLGRPDTPLYELTITPRVTEDSLTLVGARDITRFNLIGTARYSLRPIGSETDLLSGEVNSLTSYSATGTTVSTLSAERDARSRLMIILADLVVTRLLANADSLPQ from the coding sequence ATGTCGTCATTTGACCGCCGCACCCTCCTGATCCTGCTGGCGGCGGCACCCCTCGCCGCCTGCGGCTTCACGCCGGTCTATGCCCCGGGCGCGGAGGCGACCCGGCTCCGTGGCGCGGTCCGCATGCCCGACCCCGAAACCCCGGACGAATTCGACATCGTGCGCGAGATCGAAGCCCGCCTCGGCCGCCCGGACACCCCGCTTTACGAGCTGACCATCACCCCCCGCGTGACCGAGGATTCCCTCACCCTCGTCGGGGCCCGCGACATCACCCGATTCAACCTGATCGGCACCGCGCGTTACAGCCTGCGCCCCATCGGGTCCGAGACCGACCTTCTTTCGGGCGAGGTCAACAGCCTGACCTCCTATTCGGCGACCGGCACCACGGTCAGCACGCTCTCGGCCGAACGCGACGCCCGCAGCCGCCTGATGATCATCCTCGCCGACCTGGTCGTCACCCGGCTTCTGGCCAATGCCGACAGCCTGCCGCAATGA
- a CDS encoding LolA family protein, with amino-acid sequence MNRRQFTALTLAGLATPGLARAASLIPLPEIAAYLRGLDLVQARFTQRNADGSTSTGTLYLRRPGRARFEYDPPAEVLVMVGGGTVAIFDAKGDPTPESYPLRRTPLNVILSREVDLEGSDAIFGHQLDGDLTTVLAHDPAHPEYGRIALQFAADPVRLARWVIVGETGEQTVIELGPLTRPAQLSSNLFNIPGETNRRRN; translated from the coding sequence ATGAACAGACGCCAGTTTACCGCCCTCACCCTCGCCGGTCTCGCAACCCCCGGTCTCGCCCGGGCCGCGAGCCTGATCCCGCTGCCCGAGATCGCCGCCTATCTGCGCGGCCTCGACCTTGTCCAGGCTCGCTTCACCCAGCGCAATGCCGATGGCTCGACCTCCACCGGCACGCTCTACCTGCGCCGCCCCGGCCGCGCACGGTTCGAATACGACCCACCTGCGGAGGTGCTGGTCATGGTCGGCGGCGGCACGGTCGCGATCTTCGACGCCAAGGGCGATCCCACCCCCGAAAGCTACCCGCTGCGGCGCACCCCGCTGAACGTGATCCTGTCGCGCGAGGTGGATCTCGAAGGCTCCGACGCGATCTTCGGCCACCAACTGGACGGCGATCTGACCACCGTGCTCGCCCATGACCCCGCGCATCCGGAATACGGCCGCATCGCCCTGCAATTCGCCGCCGATCCCGTGCGGCTGGCCCGCTGGGTCATCGTCGGCGAGACCGGCGAGCAGACAGTGATCGAGCTTGGCCCGCTGACCCGCCCGGCACAGCTGTCCTCCAACCTGTTCAACATTCCCGGCGAAACCAACCGCCGCCGCAACTGA
- a CDS encoding DNA translocase FtsK, giving the protein MAYHPARQRDPLLDTSTQAALEKRGRELLGLGLLALAAMLGLALASYVPDDPGWMSTSQAPAENWMGRPGATVAAPLNIIIGHGAWALVAILAVWGGRFLLHRGSERFVGRMIFAPIAVACAAVYAATLVPGSDWTHSFGLGGLFGDTVLGALLGVSPLGAAAGLKLASLTLAVGMIALLLYVAGFVRSELARIGVFLLVGLVNVYEATLAGLGKASSRAVAAGTAGWEARKTRAAEQAGAQDAYKAAAIAAVRRDPVVSGHAPARVLRAEPVLTENTPANATEPQDPAALAAEFAPEVALPAKPSLLARVKARALARPSPTAEATADTPEGETQEPDRISAAITDAITRRRNRVTGRALILPKDAPAAEAALPPEPPLRRATIPPMAATLGKAPLAPEEWSPEPQDPPASYMDTDVLDDLDAPFDDASDDDLPPPAPTPQVLDRTAPTFQRPRAPEPKSVVQHPPRKATPPSRAAQDEAQPALQFDPAPAPDYEAPPLSLLTNPVSIERLHLSDEALEENARMLESVLDDYGVKGEIVSVRPGPVVTMYELEPAPGLKASRVIGLADDIARSMSALSARVSTVPGRSVIGIELPNAQREKVVLREILAGRDFGDSNLRLPLALGKDIGGEPVVANLAKMPHLLIAGTTGSGKSVAINTMILSLLYKLSPEECRLIMIDPKMLELSVYDGIPHLLSPVVTDPKKAVVALKWVVAEMEERYRKMSKMGVRNIEGYNGRVKDALSKGEMFTRTVQTGFDDETGEPVFETEHSQPVALPYIVVIVDEMADLMMVAGKEIEACIQRLAQMARASGIHLIMATQRPSVDVITGTIKANFPTRISFQVTSKIDSRTILGEMGAEQLLGMGDMLYMAGGSRITRVHGPFVSDEEVEEVVTHLKSFGPPEYMSGVVEGVDEDKEGDIDLVLGLGGNTDGEDALYDQAVAVVIKDRKCSTSYIQRKLAIGYNKAARLVEQMEEEGLVSPANHVGKREILVPEQG; this is encoded by the coding sequence ATGGCTTACCACCCCGCCCGACAGAGAGACCCCCTGCTGGACACCTCCACCCAGGCCGCGCTGGAAAAACGCGGGCGGGAGTTGCTCGGCCTCGGGCTGCTGGCGCTGGCGGCGATGCTGGGCCTCGCGCTGGCCAGCTACGTGCCCGACGATCCCGGCTGGATGAGCACCAGCCAGGCCCCGGCCGAGAACTGGATGGGCCGTCCGGGCGCGACCGTCGCGGCGCCGCTCAACATCATCATCGGGCACGGCGCCTGGGCGCTGGTGGCGATCCTCGCGGTCTGGGGCGGGCGGTTCCTGCTCCACCGCGGGTCGGAGCGGTTCGTGGGCCGGATGATCTTCGCCCCCATCGCCGTGGCCTGCGCCGCGGTATATGCAGCCACCCTCGTGCCCGGGTCGGACTGGACCCATTCCTTCGGCCTCGGCGGGCTCTTCGGCGACACGGTGCTGGGCGCGCTGCTCGGCGTCTCGCCCCTCGGGGCGGCTGCGGGGCTGAAGCTCGCCTCCCTGACGCTGGCGGTCGGGATGATCGCCCTCCTGCTCTATGTCGCGGGCTTCGTGCGCAGCGAACTGGCCCGCATCGGGGTGTTCCTGCTGGTCGGTCTGGTCAATGTCTACGAGGCCACTCTCGCCGGGCTGGGCAAGGCCAGCTCCCGCGCCGTGGCCGCCGGCACCGCCGGGTGGGAGGCCCGCAAGACCCGCGCCGCCGAACAGGCCGGGGCCCAGGACGCCTACAAGGCCGCCGCCATCGCCGCCGTGCGCCGCGACCCGGTCGTGTCGGGACATGCGCCTGCCCGCGTGCTGCGCGCCGAGCCGGTCCTGACCGAAAACACCCCTGCCAATGCCACCGAACCGCAGGATCCCGCGGCCCTCGCAGCCGAGTTTGCCCCCGAGGTCGCGCTGCCCGCGAAGCCGAGCCTGCTGGCCCGGGTCAAGGCCCGCGCCCTGGCCCGCCCTTCCCCGACAGCGGAGGCCACGGCCGACACCCCCGAAGGCGAGACGCAGGAACCCGATCGCATCTCTGCCGCGATTACCGACGCCATCACCCGGCGCCGCAACCGGGTAACCGGACGCGCGCTGATCCTGCCCAAGGATGCGCCCGCCGCCGAGGCCGCCCTGCCGCCGGAGCCGCCCCTGCGCCGCGCCACCATCCCGCCGATGGCGGCAACCCTCGGCAAGGCCCCTCTCGCTCCGGAGGAGTGGTCCCCGGAGCCACAAGACCCCCCAGCATCCTACATGGACACCGACGTGCTCGATGACCTCGACGCACCTTTTGACGACGCATCTGACGACGACCTCCCGCCCCCTGCACCAACACCGCAGGTCCTCGACCGCACCGCACCGACCTTCCAGCGCCCCCGCGCGCCGGAGCCGAAATCCGTGGTCCAGCACCCGCCGCGCAAGGCAACTCCGCCCTCCCGCGCGGCCCAGGACGAGGCCCAGCCCGCCCTGCAATTCGACCCGGCCCCGGCACCCGATTACGAGGCCCCGCCCCTGTCTCTGCTGACCAATCCGGTCAGTATCGAGCGCCTGCATCTCAGCGACGAGGCCTTGGAAGAAAACGCCCGCATGCTCGAATCCGTGCTCGACGATTACGGCGTGAAGGGCGAAATCGTCAGCGTCCGCCCCGGCCCCGTCGTCACCATGTACGAACTCGAACCGGCACCGGGCCTCAAGGCGTCGCGCGTGATCGGTCTGGCGGACGATATCGCGCGCTCGATGTCGGCCCTGTCCGCGCGGGTCTCCACCGTGCCGGGCCGCTCGGTGATCGGGATCGAACTGCCCAACGCCCAGCGCGAAAAGGTCGTGCTGCGCGAGATCCTGGCGGGTCGCGACTTCGGCGACAGCAACCTGCGCCTGCCGCTCGCCCTCGGCAAGGACATCGGCGGCGAGCCCGTGGTCGCAAACCTCGCCAAGATGCCCCATTTGCTGATCGCCGGGACCACCGGCTCGGGCAAATCCGTGGCGATCAACACCATGATCCTGAGCCTGCTCTACAAGCTCAGCCCCGAGGAATGCCGCCTGATCATGATCGACCCCAAGATGCTGGAACTCAGCGTCTATGACGGCATCCCGCACCTGCTCAGCCCGGTGGTGACCGACCCCAAAAAGGCCGTCGTCGCCCTGAAATGGGTCGTGGCCGAGATGGAGGAACGCTATCGCAAGATGTCCAAGATGGGCGTGCGCAACATCGAAGGCTACAACGGCCGGGTGAAGGACGCGCTGTCCAAGGGCGAGATGTTCACCCGCACCGTCCAGACCGGCTTCGACGACGAAACCGGTGAGCCCGTGTTCGAGACCGAGCACAGCCAACCCGTCGCCCTGCCCTATATCGTCGTCATCGTCGACGAGATGGCCGACCTGATGATGGTCGCGGGCAAAGAGATCGAAGCCTGCATCCAGCGCCTGGCCCAAATGGCGCGCGCCTCGGGCATCCACCTCATCATGGCAACCCAGCGCCCCTCGGTCGATGTGATCACCGGCACGATCAAGGCCAACTTCCCGACCCGGATCTCCTTCCAGGTCACCTCGAAGATCGACAGCCGCACGATCCTGGGCGAGATGGGCGCCGAGCAGCTCCTGGGCATGGGCGACATGCTCTACATGGCGGGCGGCTCGCGCATCACCCGCGTCCACGGGCCGTTCGTGTCCGACGAGGAAGTCGAGGAAGTCGTCACCCACCTCAAATCCTTCGGCCCCCCCGAATACATGAGCGGCGTGGTCGAAGGCGTGGACGAGGACAAGGAGGGCGATATCGACCTCGTGCTCGGCCTCGGCGGCAACACCGACGGCGAAGACGCGCTCTACGACCAAGCGGTGGCCGTGGTCATCAAGGACCGCAAATGCTCCACCTCCTACATTCAGCGCAAGCTGGCCATCGGCTACAACAAGGCCGCGCGCCTTGTGGAACAGATGGAGGAAGAAGGCCTCGTCAGCCCGGCCAACCACGTCGGGAAACGCGAAATCCTCGTGCCCGAGCAAGGCTGA
- the holA gene encoding DNA polymerase III subunit delta codes for MKLAPRDLPGFVARPEPGRAGILLYGADAMRVSLRRQALLKALVGEKGDEEMRLTRLHGPDLRRDPAALMDAMKAISMYPGPRAVHVDAATDQAAPAITAALGDWREGDAVLVVTAGSLGAKSALRKAFEGHRNAYAAGIYDDPPDRAEIEALLRSAGIAEVGRDAMSDLTDLSRAVDPGDFAQIVEKLALYKHGDASPITPEDLAAVAPATTEAEIDALLHAVAEAEVARIPPLVARLSGQGEGAVRLCIGAVMHFRRLYTAAIDPGGPAAGISRARPPVFGPARNRMIRQAQSWGAPKLETALSILTETDLALRSSQKAPQMALMERALIRLAMLNAQR; via the coding sequence ATGAAACTCGCCCCCCGCGACCTGCCCGGATTTGTCGCCCGGCCCGAACCGGGACGGGCGGGCATCCTGCTCTACGGCGCGGATGCCATGCGGGTCTCCCTGCGCCGCCAGGCCCTGCTCAAGGCGCTGGTGGGCGAGAAGGGCGACGAGGAAATGCGCCTGACCCGGCTGCACGGCCCCGACCTGCGCCGGGATCCCGCCGCCCTGATGGACGCCATGAAGGCGATCAGCATGTATCCCGGCCCCCGCGCCGTCCATGTGGATGCCGCGACCGATCAGGCGGCCCCCGCCATCACCGCCGCCCTGGGCGACTGGCGCGAGGGCGACGCGGTGCTCGTGGTCACCGCCGGCAGCCTCGGCGCGAAATCCGCCCTGCGCAAGGCGTTCGAGGGGCATCGCAACGCCTATGCCGCGGGCATCTATGACGACCCCCCCGACCGGGCCGAAATCGAAGCCCTCCTGCGCAGCGCCGGCATCGCCGAGGTCGGGCGCGACGCCATGTCGGACCTGACGGACCTGTCGCGCGCGGTCGATCCCGGCGACTTCGCGCAGATCGTCGAGAAGCTCGCCCTCTACAAACACGGCGATGCCAGCCCGATCACCCCCGAGGATCTCGCCGCCGTCGCCCCCGCCACCACCGAGGCCGAAATCGACGCGCTCCTGCATGCCGTGGCCGAGGCCGAGGTCGCGCGCATCCCCCCCCTCGTTGCGCGGCTTTCGGGCCAGGGCGAGGGCGCGGTCCGGCTCTGCATCGGCGCGGTCATGCACTTCCGCCGCCTCTACACCGCCGCCATCGACCCCGGCGGCCCCGCCGCGGGCATCTCCCGCGCCCGCCCGCCGGTCTTCGGCCCGGCCCGCAACCGCATGATCCGCCAGGCCCAGTCCTGGGGCGCGCCGAAACTGGAAACCGCGCTCTCGATCCTGACCGAAACCGACCTCGCCCTGCGGTCCTCGCAAAAGGCCCCGCAAATGGCGCTGATGGAACGCGCGCTCATCCGCCTCGCCATGCTGAACGCCCAACGCTGA